Part of the Triticum aestivum cultivar Chinese Spring chromosome 4D, IWGSC CS RefSeq v2.1, whole genome shotgun sequence genome is shown below.
AGGATGATATGATGAAAGGATGTTCATTTATTGCCATCACGTACGATACATGCTACTAAACAGGAGAACATAAACTGATGCATATCCGACAAAATGTACTTATTGAAACTACGCACGGTCCGGATTTTACAAAACGGATATTATGCCATGACACTACTACGGCGAGATAGAAGAAGCGTAGACGATTCTTGCTAGATAAGATCATCCTAGTGTAGCCTCCAGCAGGATTAGAGCCTGTGATAAAAGTCGTAGAGTGCTTTACCAATTCCAGTGTTTTTACACTACATTCATACACCAAAATATTATTACACTATGAAACATATTCATACACTAAATAGTCATTACATCATGCCCATAACACCACAGCCACCACTCACCGCCTTGAAATCACTTCCATGTAAAGGTGGGCAACCATGGTCATCCTCAATTAAAAACTTAAGACCGTCACGCGAGGTAACACGCGACACCGCGACGTATAGTTGCCTATATGGAATCACTGTGTCTGCTAAATATACGCATATCTCAGATAAAGTCTGTCCTTGATCTTGTTTTTTAGCAACATTTGCTAGGCTTTATTAATCATAGGCAACATTTACAGGTATTACAATTGAATCATGGGGATTGCCTAACCAAATGTGTCTCCCATAAGCAAGGGAAACGCCTAACCTAGCCAACTTATGAGCCTCATAGTTCGAAGGTCAAAGTTCCTGTACAAACGAACATGAACTAAATGATTCCTCCATCTGTTTGATCTCCTTTATAACGCACCCGTAAGAACAACTGCTTCCTTCATGAATAGGTTCACACCCCACCCCCCTTCAATCTGATGCGACGTGAAGATGCTGCATGCCAAGTTCTGCTGCTAGTGATAGTGCCTCTGTACACGCAATTGGCACGCCCGTTGATACGTCATGTAGATATATGTTGCCTTTCTTTCCTCTGATGAATTTAAAGTTGGAAGACAAACTCTACATGCATAAGTTTGTGATTACAAAAAAGTCAATCCATCATAAATGCAAATTGGAGGGGATGCATTTGTTATTGGAATGATCGAGTGCTACGCCTTACAAAGTAAGAAATACACCTCACCCTTTTCTTAATAGGACTACTAAACACATTACATCCATTTGTAGTTTATATCAATTTAGTGCGGCCTCCTGCGGGACTGGTGTCCGTGTTGAAGTGGCATACAACTATTGTAAATTGTTGCAAGTGATCTTGCGGTTGGTAAGCGCTGATGTATGATATTATTGGATCTTCAGTTTGAGTATGTTGAAGATAGATATGTAATGGTGTGTGAGGTCAGAAAAATTATTGCATATCTTTGGCGGAATCTTATTATGTCGTGTGAACTCATTTTGATGGACAGCTATCTGCTAATGGGCCATGTTGAACTGCCATTGATTGGTGTGTGCCTTCTCTTGTCGTGAAAAGGCTTCTCTTTGTGACTTCATGGTGCACACTGTGCATTATTGGTGCGTTTCGTTGAGATTTGTGTGTCGTGAAGATAGGCTTATGTGTTGAtcctttttgtttttttattacCTATTTCCTGCCTTCATGAACCAGTGATGTATATTTTTTTTTGTTGCATGTGTCAACTCATGTGAAGTCATGTTTCTCTAATTGGAAATATGGATAGGCTACATGGATGGTCTATGCCAATGATggatgatgatgaaaatgaaggTTGGTCAATTTTATGAAAGAAGCGAAATAGTAAACGATAAGACTATATCACATATTTAATTTAGTCAAAGTCCAATACTTCTTCAACaccataaatttggtcaaattttagtaATTGAGCATGATGATGCTGTATAATCGTGTCACTATAAATTTTATGATGCACTGCCGCTATTGAATATTTGAAAACGATTAACCCAAAAATATTTGGAGTACATGTTCAAGGCGCAATGAAGTTGCAGGCACATAATCGATGATATTAATATTAGAAAAAATTACTTCCGACAGTCAATCTCTATCCAGGCTAATACCATCCATGTATAACTGGATTGAATTTGGGAATCATCTACATATGGAACGTTGATTTGTATAATAAACATACATTACTTCATCATTGACAACTGGCAAAAACGCCCCACTATGGATCCTTGATATGCATTTAATTATACCTTCCACACTAAAAATAGCTAGAGAAAAATCTCTCGAGCAACAGCCAACACGGCGCCCACatgcaaaaaggaaaaaaatagaactGACTGCCATGCACGTAGTCACATACCATCGGATTTTCATGCACGCAATCACATCATCCCCGAAATCCATGCCGCACCAGTGAATGCATGCACCAGCAAGCAAATGCGGCCAACTATATCCAAGGGATATATATACACATAGGGAGGAGAGCGGATTTTCAGCGAAGATACATACAGATATCCCTTCATGTTCATCAGATATTTCAGTGGTGCAAGTGAAAgcacatttttttcttttgttctaGCGATTAATCAATGTATTTAATCGGTATggaaggtcgaggaagagaagGCACTTAAGCAGCTGAGCAGAAATAAAGCAAAAAATCACATGCTCTTTAAGGACAGATAGTACAAAACAGATATTTACGTAGATACTTATTTGGTCGGCTGGAGCGAAACAAAATATCACGCCAGCAGAACAAAGCACTAAAGCACCGAAGGGTCTgagttttctccttttttttgaaaTAATTTTTGAAATCCCTGCGAAACTTGAGGTCATGCAATTGGTAAATCTGGGTACACATGCTGATGAGTGTACGTACGTTTTCTTTTTGATTTGGTGCTTGGTCAGCCCGCAGTGTCGGCCTGTCGCTGGTATCGGATTGGTTGCTCAAGTTTTGATCGCTTGCGGATGCATTCAGTGGTTGGCTACGTTTCCAGGAACGACTTGATAATGTCTATATGCAAGTATACATGAGAATAGGAAGGTGATGTGACTTGGTGGGTGAAAATCTGTAAAAAAAATCATGATTAGTAGAGGATATTCAGTTTGACCAATTCACATCTAAATGTTTTTTTAAGCATGTCACATCTAAACTCCCAtaaatatataatgcagcaacaagaaatgaaaaaaaattgggACAAAAAAAATAAACCACAAACAAAGTGGACATGAGCTTAGATGTGAcacataattatgtcacatctagatgtgttctaGACAGACCTGGGATATTTACCTCCCCTGATTACGTATGTAGAAAATCTCAGTGTCTCTCGGGATGTATGGATGCCGAACGGAGGAAGAGATGCATAGACACGGGAAAAGGAGATAACATCGGTTGTATTTTGCCGCTGTAGAGCACATCACGAACACCGAACACATGCAACCACCTAGCGCACACACATCTAGCTAGCCCACGAACCACACATAACGCAGCCGAAGAACGCAAGCCGCGCGCGCGAGGCAGCGGAAGGGGCGCCGGGGTGCACGACCAAGAGCGAGCTAGAGGCAGTCGGCGTGGGTTTACCTTCCTGCAGCTGATGCGGAGGCGCATAGACAGAAGCTGGGGGTGCCTTCTCGCGTCCGCTTCGGTGGTAGCCTAGCTCAGGCCGAATTTcctgacggcgacgacgacgatgcgGGGCGGAAGGCTCCGGTAGCATGGGACGGCAGGACGCCGGTGGTCTGGACGGGCATTGGGTCCAGGCGCCGGCGACGCAAGGACAATCGCACGTCAAGCAAGAGGTACACCTGGGCGACATAGGACGGCGGAGTGCCGGTGGTTCTGCGCTTGGATGCTTCTGCCCTTGCGCGGCGGCGCACACCACCAGCCAGTCGAGAATCGACCCGCCACCGCTGCCCATGTGTCTGATATCCGCCGCAGCCGCTTGCCGCCGTCGGAGAAGGCCATGACGGAGAGTCGGCGGGCCAGGCCGGGGACTGGTGGTGGCCAATGGCGAGGCACGGGCCGACGACATACCGGGTGTGAGCGCGGCAGAAATTTAGATGACTGATGGGTGGGGCTCAGAAGCAAGATATGTGGATGCTCGTTAGGAAGAAAGCCATGTGCAACCTGCCGTGGGCAGCAGGGTTCGAGATAAGCATGGAGGGAACCGTATGTGATTTGGtgagttctttcgagagaaagagGACACCCGAAGAATCAAGATACCACCGATCAACTAAATGCGGGTCAACACGTGGTCCATCAGGGCAACATGCAACAACCGACTACAAACCATCGCAATTCAGTCGGAAAAAAATATATGTTTGTACCAATCTTTGACCATATTCATCGCTACCCAGTCAAGATTAAATCACCTCCCAAACTCTGATCGTGTAGCGGCATCGGAAAAGAAGGTGAGTCGCCGACTCCTAGACTTGCTTGCAGACTAACATCAGGTTGAGAAAGCAACAAAGTGGGCATAGGTCTCGTCAAGACTAGCAGAATCATATTCGTGAAAACAAAAATCCAGCAGAATCAGCATGCCATCGCAGCTGCAAACATATGGAAACTGGGGCTAAATGAAAAACAAACCGTGCCGGTTTCTACCGGGGTCTTGCATGCTCGTCATGTGTGTATGTGTACATAATGAATACAATTGTTTTGCACTGGTTTCGTGGGACCACCCACTGTATAGAGACAAGGCATTTATTGCACTCAGACTATTTTATTCTTTCACCACCCAATCCATCCACCCATACTTTTAGTCTGATTCTAAATTTTGTAACACTATTAACTTTTAAGCAATGATCTGATTTAGATTCTGTTTACAGATTCGTGTTCATGATATTTATATCTATAAAATAAAATCAAACTTTAACATGCtatgaacaagttcaaattcaaTTTGATGCCATACTGGAACTTATGTGAAATGTGAGATGATACGACAATGAAACTGAAGTGAACCAATAATAAAAGGGATTTCTATTTTTGTGCCCTCGGTTCCTTAGTTCTACTCAGCTTTGCCCATGGCAACAAACATACATCACTTTTGCCCTTCTCCCTCTAGCTGATCCTCACATAAGGCCAAATGCAGCATTTCCATTGGGTCAACCCCTTTGACCATTACATGGATGAGTTGGGACTGTGCAAAATAGGCATGTGGGCCCACTGTAAACTCCGACCGGCGTGAGTCGCCAACGCATAGTAGGGCAAAGCAGAGTTGCTCGTACGACCGATTCCAGTGATGGCTGGAAGATATCATAGCCTCTACGGGTTGTTGGTGCGCGTGCACATCGATGGGTGGCATTAGGATGGCCGTGGGTGGACGAAAACGACGCCAGTGGGTGAGTTCCATCATGGCCGAAGTTTGGTGATTGCAGGCAACAAAGCTATAGAGCACGGATTCGAACGAGTTTTTCTGCTAGTGTTGTTCTACGGCTGCGTGCGGTGTAGTTTGACATGGGCACGTGACCAAATCGTCACTGGAGCGTCTAGATGATCTCATGTGTGATGAGCAAAGGGAGCTCAAGGTTAACGACACTACGGCATGAAAACGTTGACAAGGAGAGAGGGAAAATCTATGGAGCTCATGGTAAGGCTGTAGAGCACATTAGCGAGCTCAGGGATGGGCTGTAGGCGACGAATCGACAACGGCGACCTCGGCTACAAATAGTGAAGAAGGCCACGATGGTGATGATTCAGGGCGTTCGGTCTTGCAATCTTCGTTGTAGAGGTTCAGGGTGTCGAGGCGAAGCTAAAGGACATGGTTGTGAGGTGAGGAGAGCACGCTGGCTAGGAATGCTAATGTATTCTTCCCTTCCTGTGTATGCcattcttttgcttctttcttggCCGTTCAGTTTGGTGCCTCTTTGTGCATCCCATAACCAGCTTGTCGCTGGCAAGCTGCTCTTCCCTGGCAGTGTCCTCGTCTATCAAGATGGGGTGTTTGCCCTGGGATTCTTCTCCCCGTCCGACTCCACCAAGAACCATCactatgttggcatacggtatgaCGACATCCTGGAGCGCACGGTGGTATGGGTTTCTAACCGTGCGGCACCGATCACCACTAACCTTTCCTCTGCAAATCTTGTCGTCGCTAGTTGTTCCAACATAGTCTTGTCTGATAGCAATGGTCATGTCCTCTGGACAACGAACAATAACATCAGCGTCAACTCCATCTCGGTGGAAGCAGTGTTGGACAACACTGGCAACTTCATCCTTAGATCATTAGCTGACAGTGCCATCCTATGGCAAAGCTTCGACCACTCGGCCAACACTCTCCTACCCGGCATGAACCTCAGGCTTAGCCACAACACGCTTCCACTGCAGGACCTCGTCTCCTGGAAAGGCCAACAGGACCCATCCACCGGTGAGTTCTCCTACGGCACAGACCCTAGCAGCTTCCTCTAGTGCTTCATCTGGAATGGCTGGAGGCCACACCGGCGAAGCCCGGTGTGGACAAACTACCTCTATGTTGGTGGATTCAACGAGTCTACCATTTACACGGCCTTACATCATGCCGACAATGAGGTGTACATGTCCTTCGTCATGCCGACTGGCTACTTTTTGTCCTGCTGGTCAGGATGGAGATTGACTACTCAGGCAAGGTAAATACACTACGCTGGGAGAGCAACATGTACGCATGGAGAACCCTATATGCAGAGCCTCAACATGAGTGCAATATGTATGGCTACTATGGTCTTTATGGTTGCTGCGACAACACAGAAGTTGTCCCAGTTTGCTAGTGCCTTGACGGTTTTGAGCCGAGGGATGGTGAAGGATGGATCGCCGGTAGCTTCTCACAGGGATGCCGCCAGAAGGAGGTGCGAAGGTGCACCCATGGAGACGGTTTGTTGGCCTTTCCCGTCATGAAGGTCCCTGACAAGTTCATACATGTCCCGAGCAGAAGCTTTGCTGAGTGCACGAAGAAAAGCAGAAGCAATTGCTCCTGCGTGGCATATGCTTACTCCAAGATGAGCAACATGGATATTGATGGGGATGGCACAAGATGCCTGGGATGGATGGGAGATTTGATTGACATGGAGAACCACACTCAAGGAGGGGAGAACCTATATGTTCGGACTAAAAGATTACAAGGTATGCATGATTAATAACTTGCTCTCTTTCTCTGCTTGCTTATGATATGTGTGTGtgtctattttaccatcaatgcaccgtaattttacgtttcgtaagttttttattatttctgaagtAAAAAGAGACTgcaagaaaatatataatcgccgtaaaaaatattttatgttatgtaaaattaaacgtaaaaacatagtgtaaaatgtacataaactgcaaattttcttgtcttatgacctatatttttattttcttatgccaaattttacgtagtgaatcaataggaatgtaactatttgaattctaaATGTAATTTGATTATGAAGTGATCGTAAAAATATCTcgagtgaagaataacttattctgcatcctgggtgatgaatagtaacactatatatatatatgtgtgtgtgtgtgtgtgtgtgtgtgtgtgtgtgtgtgtgtgtgtNNNNNNNNNNNNNNNNNNNNNNNNNNNNNNNNNNNNNNNNNNNNNNNNNNNNNNNNNNNNNNNNNNNNNNNNNNNNNNNNNNNNNNNNNNNNNNNNNNNNNNNNNNNNNNNNNNNNNNNNNNNNNNNNNNNNNNNNNNNNNNNNNNNNNNNNNNNNNNNNNNNNNNNNNNNNNNNNNNNNNNNNNNNNNNNNNNNNNNNNNNNNNNNNNNNNNNNNNNNNNNNNNNNNNNNNNNNNNNNNNNNNNNNNNNNNNNNNNNNNNNNNNNNNNNNNNNNNNNNNNNNNNNNNNNNNNNNNNNNNNNNNNNNNNNNNNNNNNNNNNNNNNNNNNNNNNNNNNNNNNNNNNNNNNNNNNNNNNNNNNNNNNNNNNNNNNNNNNNNNNNNNNNGAGAAAGGTGTTTCCTATGAATGTGGTGATTAGCACTAACAAACTTTGGTGATTCTCCTTATATTACTTTTGTGCAGGCAACATGAGAAAGATCACAACCCTAGAAATTGTATTACCAGTTGTTTCAAGTTTTCTGATATTCATATGCGTGGGGCTTATTTGGATCTATGCCTCTCGAGGTATGAAACTTTTTCTTTAGTTATAATTTTAATGTTATCTCTAGTCCCAAGAAACTGAAGAGATGGTGCACACACTCCTGATAGGCAATCAAGGAAGCAAGGTTGTCTGGGAAAGGATGATGCGACGAGCTACAGGAATTTATAATGAGGTTGCTGATAGTAACATAGAGTTTCCCATTTTGAACTTCATGGAAATTGCTGCCGCGACAAATAATTTCTCTGAATCCAACATTCTTGGCAAAGGAGGGTTTGACAGTGTTTATAAGGCAAGAGATATTTCTACTGATAGTTAGACCCTTTTTGGCGAGGGAGATAGTTAGATCATTAATATTGGAAGATTTAACTTTCTTGACTCAATAATACCTCATGTTTCAGGGAACGTCAGAAGATCGTAAGGAAATTGCTGTGAAAAGGCTTCGTGTTGGTTCTGTCCAGGGGGCTGTGGAGTTCAAAAATGAAATAGCTCTGACTTCCAGGTTGCAACAtagaaacttggtcaaacttatGGGCTGCAGTATTCATGAAGATGAGAAGCTTTTGATTTACGAATACCTACCTAACCAAAGTTTGGATTACTTCTTTTTTTTTAGTACGTTCTACTCACCTGTTGTGAAATCTCTATTTTGGGTCAAACATCACTGACAAGATCATTTATCTAATTCTGTCCCTGATGGATGATACAAGAAAATCACTACTCAATTAGCCCACAAGATTTAAAATAATCACTGGTATAGCTAGGGGACTCCTTTATCTCCACCATGATTCCAAATTGGTTATGATTCATAGAGATCTCAAAGCAAGCAACATATTGTTGGATACTGATATGAGCCCCAAAATATGTGATTTTGGTACAACTAGGAGCTTTGGTGTCAATGAACAGGAAGGACATACCAATTGAGTTGTTGGAACATTGTGAGTAGTGAGGAATTACAATTACGGGATCCCTTAACTTTTGTGCTTCCACTGGATAATAAGTTTAAATTTACCATGGTTAATTGTCAAACAAGCGGATACATGTCACCTGAATATGCAATGGAAGGCATCATCTCCGTCAAATCGGCACCACAACCCCAACAAGCTCACGTGCATGCACTCAGAACCTTATAGATTATGTGAGtatattttactttatttaatgaTTATAGTTGTGTCCATCTTTGGATACAGAGGCTGCAGGTTATCCTTCTTTTCTTCAAAAAACTTTATTCAGTCATCAGAATTTGTTCAACTAATATGAAGGTGGTACTATACTGTGGCCTTAATTAATGACATGATTGGTTTCATGCAGGCGTGGAGCTTAAGGAAGGATGGGAAAGTGATGGATCTAATCGACTCATCTATCATCAAGGGTTGCTCTCTCGTTGAAGCTTTACGATGCATCCATATCGGACTCTTGTCGGTGCAGGATGACCCAGATGCTCACCCTCTCATGTCTTGGGTGGTAGCAAGCCTGGATAACGAAGACATTGAGATCCCACAACCGAAAGAACCTATGTGCTTTGCACACCGTAACTACAGAGCCAGCGAAAGCCATGTACATGACATGAGCCTCGAAAACCTCAAGGAGTGCTAGAAAACGATTGGTCATGTCTTGTCCTTGTGACACTGATATCTTCATATGCGTACCTGCTCAGTTCTATTCTAAGTTGGATGTGCTCTGTCACCGTCAGGATTGTAATTATGGTTGTAATATGCACTATGTTTGTAATTCTAATGTGTAATATCATCCGGAGCTCTTTTATGGTGCATTTAAATGATAGGAGCCATTCATTTCCAATCATTTGATGGACTAACTAATACTATTAGAATAAAATCAATAGTATAAAGACATTATGTTTTCTTCTCTCTGCTCGAATGTGATATCCTTCTAGCAGAGATTTTATGCCTCCTATTCGAAGCAAGTCGGTGCTGCAGCGCCATCGCCTTTGGTGTCTAAGACGGCGACACGCTCGGGAAGGTCCACCATGTTGATGTCGATTCAGCCATGCCATGTGCATGGCCGTTGGACGCGGCGGGGCAAAGGCACTGGTGGGCACCATGAGCAGCTGAGGGAGATTCACGTCGATGTAGCGGCAGCTTCGTGACCTATGGGTTGTTTCGTGATGCCCAACTGGAGCTCCCAATTGAAGAGAATGGAGCCCAGAATTTTGGAAGATGGCAACTTCTTCGTCGATGCCCTTAGAACCAATAGATGGTGTGAGATCTGAAGTGTGATCGACTGTTGGATGGGTGCCGGGACGGAGCCAGGATTTGGACATGAGGGGGGTGTGGCAAAAAACCAGAGCCATTTCCAAATTTTAAATTCATCTTGTGCTTCATCTACCATCATACATAACTTATTAGTACACTTTGAGAAAGTAACTCGAGAATTTCTTGTTGCGCAATTTGGTAGGTATACTTTGAATTTTTTTGGTGCATGTTTTAAGACAACATCATTTCTCTACATCGGTATAAAAAGAGCGAGTTGTGGAGATGCAACAAATCTTGCCTGTTCAACCGCATATATCCAACGGCCCAGGTCGCTTTGGTGTTTAGCATTAAACATGTTTAGCATCCTTTGGCCTATTAATACCATGCCTAATATCAGCATCCACATTAACCAATTAATTATATCCTACCTAATATTAGCATGCCATTTATATCTTGCCTAATATTATTATGCATATGATTAATATTTTGCCTaatattaacgtgcattgcacgtacacaagTATACACACTTATTAGTTTGCTATAATAAGGCAACAACTTCAGCGGTTCAAGAAAATTACCTTGATTTGTAGATCACGAAGATTCATCGTTACCTCTATAAGCACAAGCTTGAAATGTTAACAAACTCATGAAATCACTAAGAAAAGAAATTGTTACTTCTTTACTAAAGTAGTAATATAAGGTTGTCATTCTCAAAATAGGAAAATCTTGTTTAGTTGGTGGAATCCGTTAGGACAGAGACTATATCGACCTGAGAGGGGGTgttgaatgggagattcaaaatttcTTTTGAAACTTTGAACCGACCCAAACACAAAAGCAGAATAAGCTGAGTAGATCAAACTCTGAAGATAAATGGGTAGAACCATGCCGAATGATAGGCAAAGAGAGCTAAGCAAATCTTTTGAGGAAAGATATTATAATTGTTCGAGAGTAATAGTTCACAATCTTCGTGACAACAATGGTAACACGGTACACTAACCGAATGAACAACATGAGTAAGCGAACAATACAAGTAAATATGAATTAAGATGCTTACGAATGAGGGGAAATACAAGAGAGGTAAAATACAACACAGAACAAATGCAAACTATTGCGAGATGTTACTCAGGATATAGCTAAGTTGAATGACCATGTAACACCACAGAGAACGGGCATACAAACAAACAACCTTGAGAACAATGAACTAAAATATACTGTACAACATGAGAAACGCATGTGAATATAAATAACAACTAATATAATATCAAAGAGATCTATCGACACTAAGCACCGAATATAAACCATAGAAAGGAATGCAGTAGAGTAGAATGAACCAGTGGTACTCGATGGCGACAAATGGAATTGGTAGAACAGTTCGCCCTTCTGCCAAAAAACTATGTCTGGTTGGAGAGACTTGTGATAGAAGACATGAGCAAACCTCTTTCCGTCCTATTCTCCTTCAATTCGAAGCTGGTCAGGCTCTATTTGATTTCACTCGTTGTATATACCTGTCGGTGATCTCAAAACTTTTGTCAGACTTCTTCACAAACCAAAATTACTATTGGTTGCTAAAACTTTGCTTGGTGAATAAAATTACTCTTCGACACTCAAGCTGACATCTATCCGTCTAGAAAGTGCTCAGCTCTCAAGAGTAATgggtacaagaactctaactcgGAACTATTGTGATACTCAACCACCGTCTATGTTTTGGCTAGTAATTTTCTCTCGGTGGATCGTAAACTCAAATCTCTTGCGAGGCGatgctcaatcaatcttctcaAAATCTTAAGCGGAGCAGCCAACGGACAACGTTGTTGCGGGGTGGCTATTTACAGCCATGGTCTTCCCTGACGGGAAATGAGCAAATTGGACATACGGATCAGCTAATGGCCAAACAACACGTTTCCAACGGTCGGATTTTGAGCACAACGTTAACATTTCTTGCGGAACAAGAAATGCTAATTCCTTGGTTCGAAAGATATCTCTTGCAGCTCCAAGGAACCACTTCTTCTGCTAACAGGTAGTCATTCAGAacataaagagatttctctcagtCTTTCATAGGTTTCAGCTAAGCATCACAATGGAcctaa
Proteins encoded:
- the LOC123100645 gene encoding G-type lectin S-receptor-like serine/threonine-protein kinase At4g27290, with the translated sequence MVMIQGVRSCNLRCRGSGCRGEAKGHGCEVRRARWLGMLMYSSLPVYAILLLLSWPFSLVPLCASHNQLVAGKLLFPGSVLVYQDGVFALGFFSPSDSTKNHHYVGIRYDDILERTVVWVSNRAAPITTNLSSANLVVASCSNIVLSDSNGHVLWTTNNNISVNSISVEAVLDNTGNFILRSLADSAILWQSFDHSANTLLPGMNLRLSHNTLPLQDLVSWKGQQDPSTGHTGEARCGQTTSMLVDSTSLPFTRPYIMPTMRMEIDYSGKKLSQFASALTVLSRGMVKDGSPVASHRDAARRRCEGAPMETMSNMDIDGDGTRCLGWMGDLIDMENHTQGGENLYVRTKRLQGNMRKITTLEIVLPVVSSFLIFICVGLIWIYASRGRTYQLSCWNIAWSLRKDGKVMDLIDSSIIKGCSLVEALRCIHIGLLSVQDDPDAHPLMSWVVASLDNEDIEIPQPKEPMCFAHRNYRASESHVHDMSLENLKEC